AAGATGGTAGGGATTTTAAAGACAGAGAAACAAATAAATAGGAGGTACCAAGGTGGCAGAAGAGCTAGTCTTAGTATGGAAGACAGCCTATTAATGACACTTGAATATTTAAGGGAATACCGTACCTATTTTCATATAGCTAAGAATTATGGAGTTAGCGAAAGCAGTGCATTTAAAACAATTCGTTTTGTTGAAGACACTCTAATAAAACATCCGGATTTTGCTCTTCCAGGTAAGAAGGCTCTAGTTAAAAGCGGTATGGAGTATGAATTAGTTTTAATAGATGCTACAGAAAGCCCTATAGAGCGACCCCAAAAAAACAGAAATACTATTACTCAGGTAAAAAGAAAAGACATACGTTAAAGACTCAAATAGTAGTAGATAAGAAAAGCAAACGAGTCATATGCACTTCTTTTTCCAATGGTAAGCGTCATGATTTTAAATTATTTAAAGAATCAAGAACCCATATACTGCCTGAGGTTAAAGTGATTACTGATACTGGTTATCAAGGCTTACAGAAGATTCATACAAATTCTGAGCTACCAAAGAAAAAGAGTAAAAAGAATGCTTTAACTAAAGAAGATAAGAAAAATAATAGAAGTTTAGCAAGTGACAGAGTATTAAATGAAAATGTTATCGGTGATAAATTATGTTAAAGCGTTTTAAAATAATTGCATCGAAATAGACGCAAAAGATTTGGTCTTAGGTTCAATTTAATTGCTGGTTTATATAATTGGGAGCTTGGTAAATGAGTTTCGAAAGAGGTCTAATGCTTTTTGTATTCCAGATTTACTCACTCCTAACCGCTCAGCTCTTTCATATTGATACGCGTCACTATATTGCACCACGTCTTCTCTCAATTTATCAATCGGTATTTTTTTCGAAGCTCTATTCCTATTCTTTAGAGGAGATATTTTTTTAGTCCATACAAATACCGTGTTTTTTCCTACTCCAAAACGTTTTGATATTGATTCAAAACTCATCTTCTCTTTTTCTTTGATAGCCAGTACTTTCTTTCTAAAATCTATCGAATATGTCATAACAATTATTTTAATTATACCCTTTGATTATAACCGTTTTATAGAGGTTTAGCTATACTAAACTGTTCGTCGTTTTCTACAATAGAAAATTCACATATCTTTAAAAAATCAAGTAGCAATTGGTGCACTTTCTTTGAGGGTGAAGAGTACGTATTATTATCAATAAAATTTATATATCTTACTAAAGACGCATTTGCTCCGATGAATTCTATAATATCATTTATACCCTCACCATTGAGTGAGCTAAATAGTTCATTACCTATCAAGTCCATATAATGAGTTGTTATTCCCTGGCCGTTTGGATCATTCGCTACTTGATCTAAATATTGTTTCCAAGCTGTAATCAACTTGAGACCTCCGTTGTGGGTAATATTACAATTTTGCAGGTTAAGGTTAATTAGTTTGGTATTAGGATTAAGCAAAGCGTCAGCTAAAGCTTGTGCACCATTATCACCTATTGGACTATCGCTTAAATTAAGCTCGGTCAGTTTCGAACCAGGTATAGCTGTAGCTAGAGCTTGCGCACCACTATTATCCACAAACTCTGTTAGAGCTAAATTAGTAATTTCAGTTTTTGGTAAGATATTAGCTAGCTGTTGTATATAATCGGAAGTGATCATATTACTGTCATTTATAATAAGTTTTGTAATGCTTGTTTGCGGTAAAACTTCACAAAGCTTGATTATATTCAGAGGATCAATGTGATGTATTATAAGTGTTGAGATTTTTGGGTAATTCATTAAGTTTTCTATTATATAGAATCCATTTAAGCGCACATATTCGTTGTAATACGGATATAAAAGTAGGGTTTCAGTATTTTGTTGCGGTATAATATTTGTTGCAACTTGACCTGTTATTTCTTTAATGTTAACAGGAGGGTGGTATTCTATATTGATTTCCAGATTTGCAGCGACAGCAGCATTCCATAAATTTTCCTTGACTAAATCAGTTATCTTATTATCTTCTATAGCAATGCGTGTGAGTTTTGGTTTTGCTATGCCGAATTCTTGCTGTAAAACGTTATAGTTTAAAGCATTAGCTAAAGCTTGTGCTCCTTCACCTATCTTATTATCATTTACGCGTAACACCTTAATATTAGAAGAAAGCAAGGGTTTAGTTATAGCTTCTAAACCTAAGTACCCGATTTTATTACAATTGAGGTCGATTTCTGTGATTTTAATTCTGGGGTCAGGAAGAATATTTGCTAGCACTTGAGCTGCATTAGGACCTATTTTATTACCATGCAGTATCAGGCTAGTTATAAATGAGTAAGGAAGTACAGAAAATAACGCTATTGCGCCATTATCGCCTACTTTGTTTGTTCTCAATGAAAGTTCAGTTAATTTAGATTTTGATAGAACTGCTGCTAATGCCTTGGCTCCTGGATCACCAATTGCATTTTTATTTAAACTGAGTGTCTTTAGCAAAGTCTTAGGTAAGATGGCGGCTAGTCTTATCACTCCTGCATCTGTTATGCCGGGCATATTATGTACCGTGTATGCTTTGCCGCCGTCTCCGATATGGCCATCTATCCGCAGCTCGGTAAGAAGTGTTTCAGAATTTTCTGACAATGCTGAAGCTATTGCTTTTATGCCTGCGTATCTTACTTCATTACCATTTATATTAAGCTTAGTAAGCTTTGTTTTTGGATTAGCTAAAGCACTAGCCAAAGCTTGGGCAATGCTATCACCAAACTTAATTTCAATTATTCTAGTTTCTAATGGAGAGACCCAGAATTTGCTATCCCTATGTAAATCAAGTTCAGTCAAATTGGAGTCAGGCAAAGCTCCAGCTAGTGATTCAACACCTACACCCGTAATATAGTTTTCACTAAGATCCAGTGTGGTAAGCTTTGTTTCTGATTTAATTAAAGCTTTAGCTAGTTTTTCTACACTTTTATCACTTATTTCATTATAGTGTAACTTAAGGTTAACAATTTTGGTATTGGGCAATAAATTAAATAAGTGTGTTGCACCTTCGTCATCTATTTCATTACCGTTTAAGCAGAGTTCAGTGATTTTGGTGCCAGGTAGAGCTATGGCAAGAGTGAGCATGTTGTCTGCGCTTAGGCCTATCGTTTCTATTCTACCTTCTTCATTTACTCCCCTATTTGCTCTTAAATAAAGCGTGGTAATATTAGTTTCTGTTACCCTTGCGCTAGTTTTTCTATACAGTCAGGACTTAAACAATTAGCACTTAAATCAAGCTTTGTTACACTATTGGCATTTTTCAAAATGTCCATTAGACGTTGTATATAGACTGCATCGCTAATATTATAACCTGCTAGATTTACTTCTTCTGTTATTTCTTTGGTAATAATTAATTGTTCTATTATTCCTAAATCTTGAAACATATTAACCCTATCTGATAATATTATGTTAGAAAATTATATAAAAATATTATATAAAATCAATAGAATAATATAAATATATAGAATAATATTTGTTTCTGTAAATTTAGAAGTAAATAATTTTTATAATTATAGAAAATTAATATCAGATAAGCGAACTTATTATTTATAAATCAAATAAGGTTTACAGTCTAAGTTAGTAAATTTGGTTGACCGTATACTTAATCGTTATATAATTTGAATTTGCTTAAACTACGATTAAATCTATAAAGATAAAATATGAGCGACAAAGTAGAAATCACCACTAAAAACAATAATAACACTTATGATGAAGTGCCATATGAAAGTTATCCGTATATCCAAAGTCATCCTCATCATTTGAGAACTTTAGGGGTCTTATTTGGGATGAATCCAACTATACCGGAAGAAGCAAGAATATTGGAATTAGGTTGTGCTGCAGGAGGTAATATTATTCCGCATGCAGTAAATTATCCCAAAGCCAAATTTGTTGGTGTTGATTTATCTAAAACCCAGATAGAGGAGGCTGATAAACACGTACAAGGTCTTGGTTTAAAAAACATTAAATTTCATCATTGTTCGATCACGGATATTGATGATAGTTTTGGTAAATTTGATTATATAATTTGTCATGGCGTGATTTCATGGGTGCCGGAATTTATAAGAAGCAAAATTTTTGAAATTGCTCAAAAAAATCTCAGTGAAAATGGTATAGCTTATATTAGCTACAACACTTTACCTGGTTGGAATACGATCCGCACGATCAGGGACATGATGCTTTATCATTCGGCAACGTTTAGTAACGTACAGGATAAAATTTCGCAATCGAGGTTATTATTAGATTTTGTCAAAGATAGTTTAGAAGGATCAACTTCTCCATATTCAGAAATGTTAAGAAACGAAGCTAATTTATTAGCTAAGCAATCTAACCATTATTTAAGACATGATCATCTAGAGGAAGAAAATAAACAATATTATTTTAATGAGTTTATGGCCGAGGCTAATAAACATAATCTACAATATTTGTCAGATAGTACCTTATCTATCATGTATTTGGGCAATATGCCGCCAAAAGTTTCAGAGGCTCTAAAAGCAGTAAATGATATAGTGCGGACAGAACAGTATATGGACTTTATTACCAATAGGAGATTTAGAGCAACTTTGTTATGTAATAGTTCCATAAAATTAAATAGAACTATTAATAGTGACGATATTACTAAATTTAACCTAGCTCTTACAATTATCCCTGAAAAGGAATTAATGCAAGTAGATCTTAATGATTCATTAGATTCATTAAAATTTTTCTACAATGGTAATAAAGAATCTAGTCTTTCTACTTCCTCACCATACATGAAAGCAATATTATATACTTTTGCAGAACATCTAAATAACCCTATTAGTTTTGATAAACTCAGCACAAGTAGCAATCAAAAACTAGGAGGAAATAAATTAACAGAAATCAAAAAAGAATTCTTAAGTAATGCTATGCGATTAGTGTTACAGGGATATATCGCTATTACTTTGCAAAATACTAGAAGTAAGGCTAATTTAGATTGTCCAAAAGTAGCAAAATTACCAGTATATCAAGTTACTCATACTAATAACTTATGGGTTACAAGTTTAAAGCATGAAGCTGTGGGAATTAATCTTTTTGAAAAATATGCTATAAAATATATGGATGGCAAAAAAACTAAGCAAGAGATCTTAAGCGCGGTAATGCAGCATGTGACGACAGGAGAGTTGGTGTTAAGTCGAGAAGGTAAAAAGATAGAAGATCAAGAAGAGTTGATTAAGGAATTAACTAACTATTTAAATCTAGCTTTAGATAAAGCTGCAGCTAATGCGCTATTAATTTAATAAGACGTTATTATTCTGACATTATTTACAAAAATGAGATTATATTTTGAATTTATGGTGCAATTATTTTCATATGTTTTATGGTGATTAAATTAATTATATAAGATGTCTAAGATGGTAGATGCAAACAAAACGTTAAGATGATTTTTAGGATATTTTTGTGAGCGTTCACAGTTTTTAAAATTGAACGTCAATATACGACTTACAAAGCTGGTGACAAACGTCATTGCAAGGCTTTTAGCTAAAGCTCTTCGCAATGACGGAGGCGGCTGAAGCCTCGCAATGACGACTTTTTTAAAAACCGCTCAATATTTTTTATGTTCCAAAGCAATTTTAGAGTAGGAAGATAAAAAATAAGCAAAAATTCAATTAACATTTTGTTTGCATCTACCTTCTACATAATAGTTTTAGCTGTTATTGATTTAGAAGGTAGTAATATGAAAAATAATTTAAAGCCATTTGAGCTTCCAAGCGCTTATGAAGCCATGCTTTATGAAAATCAATCATGCTTTCAGAGCCATCCTTATCATTTGATGACTTTAGGTGTTTTATTTGGTATGAACGCAGTGAAACCAGAACAAGCAAGAGTGCTTGAGCTAGGTTGTGCGACTGGTTGGAACATTCTTCCGCATGCCATAAATTATCCAGAAGCAAAGTTTGTTGGAGTTGATTTATCAAAAGCACAGATTGATGAAGCCAACAAACATGCTATAGGGCTAGGTTTAAAAAACATTAAATTTCATCATTGTTCAATCAGTGATATTGATGAGAGCTGGGGAAAATTTGACTATATTATTGCTAATGGCATATTGTCATTGGTGTCAGATGTAATCAGGCATAAGATATTTGAGGTATGTAATAAAAATCTCAGCGAAAATGGTATAGCTTATATTAGTTATAATACGTTGCCAGGGTGGAATGCAACTCGTAATGCCAGAGATATAATGACATATTCCACAAGGAATTGCAAAAATATTCAAGAAAGAATTATTCAATCTAAGGCTTGTTTACAGTTTGTTGCGGATAATGTTGTAGATCAAGATGCGGCTTATACTCAAGCTTTGCATTTGGAAAGAGATATAGTAGAAAATTTATCAAATTTTGAGCTGAAGTCAAATTACTTAGAGGAACTCAATAGATCATTTTATTTTCATGAATTTATGACAGAAGCAGGTAAATATAATTTGCAGTATTTAACTGATAGCAGCTTGTTTACAATGTCAATGAAAGGTACTCCAGCAGAAATTACAGAACTGTTAAAAGGTGATGGTGACTCTGTTGAAAAAGAACAATATATAGATTTTATAATAAATCGTAGACATAGGGAATCTTTATTATGTCATGCAGAACTTGCTCTAAGTTTAGCGAATAATGACAAATTAAAGCAATTCAATATGACATGCAATGTTCTTCCAACTAAGCTTATTGATGATATTGATATTAATAATGACAGTGAGAGAGTAGAATTTATTGATCCAACCAATAATAGTCTTAGTTTATCTACCGCTTCACCGTATTTGAAGGCTGTGTTGTATAGTTTTGCTGATTGTTATGATCACCCATTAAGTTTTGATGAGCTAACAATGATGGCAACTCAAAAACTTGATAATAATAAATTGGAGAAAGTGCAAGATGGGTTATTGAATAATTTGATGGGGCTAGTATCACAAGGATATATAAATATTACTTTACAATATTTTCAAGTTCCAGAACCAAATCTAGATAAACCATGCCTTGCTAAAATAGCTTTATATCAGGTTAATAATACTCAAAATAGTTGGGTAACGAATTTAAAGCATAGTATAGTAAATATTAATGAATTAGAGATAATAGCTATGCAGC
The genomic region above belongs to Candidatus Trichorickettsia mobilis and contains:
- a CDS encoding IS630 transposase-related protein, which codes for MTYSIDFRKKVLAIKEKEKMSFESISKRFGVGKNTVFVWTKKISPLKNRNRASKKIPIDKLREDVVQYSDAYQYERAERLGVSKSGIQKALDLFRNSFTKLPII
- a CDS encoding class I SAM-dependent methyltransferase; protein product: MSDKVEITTKNNNNTYDEVPYESYPYIQSHPHHLRTLGVLFGMNPTIPEEARILELGCAAGGNIIPHAVNYPKAKFVGVDLSKTQIEEADKHVQGLGLKNIKFHHCSITDIDDSFGKFDYIICHGVISWVPEFIRSKIFEIAQKNLSENGIAYISYNTLPGWNTIRTIRDMMLYHSATFSNVQDKISQSRLLLDFVKDSLEGSTSPYSEMLRNEANLLAKQSNHYLRHDHLEEENKQYYFNEFMAEANKHNLQYLSDSTLSIMYLGNMPPKVSEALKAVNDIVRTEQYMDFITNRRFRATLLCNSSIKLNRTINSDDITKFNLALTIIPEKELMQVDLNDSLDSLKFFYNGNKESSLSTSSPYMKAILYTFAEHLNNPISFDKLSTSSNQKLGGNKLTEIKKEFLSNAMRLVLQGYIAITLQNTRSKANLDCPKVAKLPVYQVTHTNNLWVTSLKHEAVGINLFEKYAIKYMDGKKTKQEILSAVMQHVTTGELVLSREGKKIEDQEELIKELTNYLNLALDKAAANALLI
- a CDS encoding class I SAM-dependent methyltransferase, with amino-acid sequence MKNNLKPFELPSAYEAMLYENQSCFQSHPYHLMTLGVLFGMNAVKPEQARVLELGCATGWNILPHAINYPEAKFVGVDLSKAQIDEANKHAIGLGLKNIKFHHCSISDIDESWGKFDYIIANGILSLVSDVIRHKIFEVCNKNLSENGIAYISYNTLPGWNATRNARDIMTYSTRNCKNIQERIIQSKACLQFVADNVVDQDAAYTQALHLERDIVENLSNFELKSNYLEELNRSFYFHEFMTEAGKYNLQYLTDSSLFTMSMKGTPAEITELLKGDGDSVEKEQYIDFIINRRHRESLLCHAELALSLANNDKLKQFNMTCNVLPTKLIDDIDINNDSERVEFIDPTNNSLSLSTASPYLKAVLYSFADCYDHPLSFDELTMMATQKLDNNKLEKVQDGLLNNLMGLVSQGYINITLQYFQVPEPNLDKPCLAKIALYQVNNTQNSWVTNLKHSIVNINELEIIAMQHMNGKLNRKEILERVLINIKEKDLTLTDVKNETLKDESVIKQQVSIFLDDVYNTMLNNSLLI